The Elephas maximus indicus isolate mEleMax1 chromosome 19, mEleMax1 primary haplotype, whole genome shotgun sequence genome contains a region encoding:
- the CHD3 gene encoding chromodomain-helicase-DNA-binding protein 3 isoform X2, which produces MASPLRDEEEEEEEMVVSEEEEEEEEEGDEEEEEVEAADEDDEEYDDERVLGRGPDHDRGRDRHNPPGCHLFPPPPPPPPLPPPPPPPPPDKDDIRLLPSALGVKKRKRGPKKQKENKPGKPRKRKKLDSEEEFGSERDEYREKSESGGSEYGTGPGRKRRRKHREKKEKKTKRRKKGEGDGGQKQVEQKSSATLLLTWGLEDVEHVFSEEDYHTLTNYKAFSQFMRPLIAKKNPKIPMSKMMTILGAKWREFSANNPFKGSAAAVAAAAAAAAAAVAEQVSAAVSSATPIAPSGPPALPPPPAADTQPPPIRRAKTKEGKGPGHKRRSKSPRVPDGRKKLRGKKMAPLKIKLGLLGGKKKKGGSYVLQSDEGPEPEAEESDLDSGSVHSASGRPDGPVRTKRLKRGRPGRKKKKVLGCPAVAGEEEVDGYETDHQDYCEVCQQGGEIILCDTCPRAYHLVCLDPELDRAPEGKWSCPHCEKEGVQWEAKEEEEEYEEEGEEEGEKEEEDDHMEYCRVCKDGGELLCCDACISSYHIHCLNPPLPDIPNGEWLCPRCTCPVLKGRVQKILHWRWGEPPVSVPAPQQADGSPDAPAPRPLQGRSEREFFVKWVGLSYWHCSWAKELQLEIFHLVMYRNYQRKNDMDEPPPLDYGSGEDDGKSDKRKVKDPHYAEMEEKYYRFGIKPEWMTVHRIINHSVDKKGNYHYLVKWRDLPYDQSTWEEDEMNIPEYEDHKQSYWRHRELIMGEDPAQPRKYKKKKKEVQTDGPPSSPTNDPTVKYETQPRFITATGGTLHMYQLEGLNWLRFSWAQGTDTILADEMGLGKTIQTIVFLYSLYKEGHTKGPFLVSAPLSTIINWEREFQMWAPKFYVVTYTGDKDSRAIIRENEFSFEDNAIKGGKKAFKMKREAQVKFHVLLTSYELITIDQAALGSIRWACLVVDEAHRLKNNQSKFFRVLNGYKIDHKLLLTGTPLQNNLEELFHLLNFLTPERFNNLEGFLEEFADISKEDQIKKLHDLLGPHMLRRLKADVFKNMPAKTELIVRVELSPMQKKYYKYILTRNFEALNSRGGGNQVSLLNIMMDLKKCCNHPYLFPVAAMESPKLPSGAYEGGALIKASGKLMLLQKMLRKLKEQGHRVLIFSQMTKMLDLLEDFLDYEGYKYERIDGGITGALRQEAIDRFNAPGAQQFCFLLSTRAGGLGINLATADTVIIFDSDWNPHNDIQAFSRAHRIGQANKVMIYRFVTRASVEERITQVAKRKMMLTHLVVRPGLGSKAGSMSKQELDDILKFGTEELFKDENEGENKEEDSSVIHYDNEAIARLLDRNQDATEDTDVQNMNEYLSSFKVAQYVVREEDKIEEIEREIIKQEENVDPDYWEKLLRHHYEQQQEDLARNLGKGKRVRKQVNYNDAAQEDQDNQSEYSVGSEEEDEDFDERPEGRRQSKRQLRNEKDKPLPPLLARVGGNIEVLGFNTRQRKAFLNAVMRWGMPPQDAFTTQWLVRDLRGKTEKEFKAYVSLFMRHLCEPGADGSETFADGVPREGLSRQQVLTRIGVMSLVKKKVQEFEHINGRWSMPELMPEPSADSKRSSRASSPTKTSPTTPEASATNSPCTSKPATPAPSEKGDGIRTPLEKDEAENQEEKPEKDSKTGEKMETEPDAPSPAPSLGERLDPRKIPLEDEVPGVPGELEIEPGYRGGREKSATELTPGERGEEKPLDGQEHRERPEGETGDFSKREDVKGDRELRPGPPRDEPRSNGRREEKAEKPRFMFNIADGGFTELHTLWQNEERAAISSGKLNEIWHRRHDYWLLAGIVLHGYARWQDIQNDAQFAIINEPFKTEANKGNFLEMKNKFLARRFKLLEQALVIEEQLRRAAYLNLSQEPAHPAMALHARFAEAECLAESHQHLSKESLAGNKPANAVLHKGKGRGGPARGRAHNAASEPAGGVAERHEGGRDPPASHVVPNTPHRSPPSDVRAQHPQPAGQQGHRASPHTGLPSGSVRYTSGVRGSLQRRTRRGPGRRRRQLQPDAGRVLHHSRHQRPSSAGEEGEGNGGGSGVRRAGSEGAPSRGGDLYRRLTGSQACPSPRPRSRGRPLAQALGAAANPPPSPPLGPPLG; this is translated from the exons ATGGCTTCCCCTCTGAGGgacgaagaggaggaggaggaggagatggtggtgtcggaggaggaagaagaggaagaagaagagggcgacgaggaggaggaggaggtggaggcgGCCGACGAGGACGATGAGGAGTACGACGACGAGAGAGTACTCGGGCGCGGGCCGGACCACGACCGGGGCCGCGACCGCCACAACCCCCCCGGCTGCCACCTcttcccgccgccgccgccaccgccgccgctgcccccgccgccgccgcccccgcctCCAG ATAAGGATGACATTCGGCTACTGCCTTCAGCATTGGGTGTGAAGAAAAGAAAACGAGGACCCAAAAAACAGAAGGAGAACAAGCCAGGAAAACCCCGAAAACGCAAGAAGCTT GACAGTGAGGAAGAATTTGGCTCTGAGCGAGATGAATACCGGGAGAAGTCAGAGAGTGGGGGCAGTGAATATGGAACCGGACCAGGTCGGAAGCGGAGACGGAAGCAccgagaaaaaaaggagaagaagacaAAGCGGCGGAAAAAAGGGGAGGGAGACGGGGGACAAAAG CAGGTAGAACAGAAGTCATCAGCTACTCTGCTTCTGACCTGGGGCCTGGAGGATGTGGAGCATGTGTTCTCTGAGGAGGATTACCACACGCTCACCAACTACAAAGCCTTTAGCCAGTTCATGAG GCCTCTAATTGCTAAGAAGAATCCTAAGATCCCAATGTCTAAAATGATGACCATCCTTGGGGCCAAGTGGAGAGAGTTCAGCGCCAACAACCCCTTCAAGGGGTCAGCAGCTgctgtggcggcggcggcggcggcggcggcagcagctgTAGCTGAGCAGGTGTCAGCTGCTGTCTCATCGGCCACCCCCATAGCACCTTCCGGACCCCCTGCCCTTCCACCACCCCCTGCTGCTGATACCCAGCCCCCACCCATCCGaagagccaaaaccaaagaggGCAAAG GTCCAGGCCATAAGAGGCGGAGTAAGAGCCCCCGAGTGCCTGACGGACGGAAGAAGCTCCGGGGAAAGAAGatggcaccactcaaaattaAACTAGGGCTGCTGGGTGGCAAGAAGAAGAAGGGAGGCTCG TATGTTTTGCAGAGTGATGAGGGCCCCGAGCCAGAGGCTGAGGAGTCAGACCTGGATAGTGGCAGTGTCCACAGTGCCTCAGGTCGACCCGATGGGCCTGTTCGCACCAAGAGACTAAAGAGAGGCCGGccaggaaggaagaagaagaagg TCCTGGGCTGTCCTGCAGTGGCCGGGGAGGAGGAGGTTGATGGCTACGAGACGGATCACCAGGATTACTGTGAGGTGTGCCAGCAGGGTGGGGAAATTATTCTGTGCGACACCTGCCCTCGTGCCTACCACCTCGTCTGCCTTGATCCTGAACTTGACCGGGCTCCTGAGGGCAAATGGAGCTGCCCTCACTGT GAGAAGGAGGGAGTACAGTGGGAGgccaaggaggaggaagaagaatatgaagaggagggagaggaagaaggggagaaggaggaggaggatgatCACATGGAGTACTGCCGTGTGTGCAAGGATGGGGGGGAGCTCCTCTGCTGTGACGCCTGCATCTCCTCCTACCACATCCATTGTCTAAACCCTCCCCTGCCTGACATCCCCAACGGGGAATGGCTATGTCCCCGATGCACA TGCCCTGTGCTGAAGGGCCGTGTGCAGAAGATTCTGCATTGGCGGTGGGGGGAGCCACCTGTGTCAGTGCCAGCCCCTCAGCAGGCAGATGGGAGTCCAGATGCCCCAGCCCCTCGCCCTCTTCAAGGCAGATCAGAGCGAGAATTCTTTGTCAAGTGGGTAGGCCTGTCCTACTGGCATTGCTCCTGGGCCAAGGAGCTTCAG CTGGAAATCTTCCACTTGGTAATGTATCGAAACTACCAACGGAAGAATGACATGGATGAGCCCCCACCCCTGGATTATGGCTCTGGCGAGGATGACGGGAAGAGTGACAAGCGCAAGGTGAAAGATCCACACTACGCCGAGATGGAGGAGAAGTACTATCGCTTTGGAATCAAGCCAGAGTGGATGACCGTCCACCGCATCATCAACCACAG TGTGGATAAAAAGGGTAATTACCACTATTTAGTGAAATGGAGGGACTTGCCATATGACCAGTCCACATGGGAGGAAGATGAAATGAACATCCCTGAATATGAAGACCATAAACAAAGCTACTGGAGACATCG AGAACTAATTATGGGGGAGGATCCTGCCCAGCCCCGCAAgtataagaagaagaagaaggaggtgCAGACTGATGGGCCTCCCAGTTCTCCTACTAACGAT CCTACAGTGAAATATGAGACCCAGCCACGGTTTATCACAGCtaccggtggcacactgcatatgTATCAGCTGGAAGGGCTGAACTGGCTACGCTTCTCATGGGCCCAGGGCACTGACACCATTCTGGCTGATGAAATGGGGCTGGGCAAGACCATACAAACCATCGTCTTCCTCTACTCACTCTATAAGGAG GGCCACACAAAAGGTCCCTTCCTGGTGAGTGCCCCCCTCTCTACCATCATTAACTGGGAGCGGGAGTTCCAAATGTGGGCACCTAAGTTTTATGTGGTGACATACACGGGTGACAAGGACAGCCGGGCCATCATTCGTGAGAATGAGTTTTCCTTTGAGGACAACGCCATCAAAGGTGGCAAGAAAGCTTTTAAGATGAAG AGGGAGGCACAGGTGAAGTTCCATGTTCTCCTGACTTCATATGAGCTGATAACCATTGATCAGGCAGCACTGGGCTCCATCCGCTGGGCCTGCCTCGTGGTGGACGAGGCCCATCGGCTCAAGAACAACCAGTCCAAG TTTTTCAGGGTCCTCAATGGCTATAAGATAGATCATAAGTTACTGCTGACAGGGACCCCTCTGCAGAATAACCTGGAGGAGCTCTTCCATCTGCTGAACTTCCTGACCCCCGAGAGGTTTAA CAACCTAGAGGGCTTCTTGGAGGAATTTGCTGACATATCCAAAGAGGACCAGATTAAGAAGCTGCATGATTTGTTGGGGCCACACATGCTACGGAGGCTCAAGGCTGACGTCTTTAAGAACATGCCAGCCAAGACAGAGCTCATTGTTCGAGTGGAGCTGAGCCCTATGCAGAA GAAATACTACAAGTACATCCTGACTCGAAATTTTGAGGCCTTGAATTCACGAGGTGGTGGGAACCAAGTGTCGCTGCTCAACATCATGATGGATCTCAAGAAGTGCTGTAACCACCCGTACCTCTTTCCTGTGGCTGCTATG GAGTCCCCAAAACTCCCCAGTGGGGCTTATGAGGGTGGGGCACTAATTAAGGCGTCTGGGAAGCTTATGTTGCTGCAGAAGATGTTGCGGAAGCTGAAGGAGCAAGGACACAGAGTGCTTATTTTCTCGCAG ATGACCAAAATGTTAGACTTGCTGGAGGACTTCTTAGACTACGAAGGCTACAAGTACGAGCGCATTGATGGTGGCATCACTGGTGCACTGAGGCAGGAGGCCATCGATCGGTTCAACG CTCCTGGGGCCCAACAATTCTGCTTCCTCCTGTCCACCCGAGCGGGGGGCCTGGGCATCAATCTGGCCACTGCTGACACTGTCATCATCTTCGATTCTGACTGGAACCCTCATAATGACATCCAG GCCTTCAGCAGGGCTCATCGGATCGGCCAGGCCAACAAAGTGATGATTTACCGGTTTGTGACCCGCGCGTCAGTGGAAGAGCGAATCACACAGGTGGCCAAGAGAAAGATGATGCTGACGCACCTGGTGGTGCGGCCTGGACTAGGCTCCAAGGCAGGCTCCATGTCCAAGCAGGAGCTGGATGACATCCTCAAATTTGGCACCGAGGAGCTGTTCAAGGATGAAAACGAGG GAGAGAACAAGGAGGAGGACAGCAGTGTGATCCACTATGACAATGAGGCCATCGCTAGGCTCTTGGACCGGAACCAGGATGCAACTGAAGACACCGATGTGCAGAACATGAATGAGTATCTCAGCTCCTTCAAGGTGGCACAGTATGTTGTGCGGGAAGAAGACAAG ATTGAGGAAATCGAGCGAGAAATCATCAAGCAGGAGGAGAATGTGGATCCTGACTATTGGGAGAAGCTGCTGAGGCATCACTATGAGCAGCAGCAGGAGGACCTGGCTCGGAATCTCGGCAAGGGCAAGCGTGTTCGGAAGCAAGTTAACTATAACGATGCTGCTCAGGAGGACCAAG ATAACCAGTCAGAATACTCAGTGGGATCAGAGGAGGAGGATGAAGACTTTGACGAACGTCCTGAAG GGCGTCGTCAGTCAAAGAGGCAGCTCCGAAATGAAAAGGATAAGCCACTTCCTCCGCTGCTGGCTCGAGTTGGGGGCAACATTGAG GTGTTGGGGTTCAACACGCGTCAGCGGAAGGCTTTCCTGAATGCTGTGATGCGCTGGGGGATGCCACCTCAGGATGCCTTCACCACTCAGTGGCTGGTGCGGGACCTGAGGGGCAAGACTGAAAAGGAGTTTAA GGCCTATGTGTCACTGTTCATGCGCCATCTCTGTGAACCTGGGGCAGATGGCTCTGAAACCTTTGCCGATGGAGTCCCTCGGGAGGGACTGAGTCGTCAGCAAGTGTTGACCCGCATTGGAGTCATGTCTCTGGTCAAGAAGAAG GTACAGGAGTTTGAGCACATCAATGGGCGCTGGTCAATGCCAGAGCTGATGCCTGAGCCCAGTGCCGACTCAAAACGCTCGTCTAGAGCCTCCTCTCCAACCAAAACATCCCCTACCACTCCTGAGGCTTCCGCTACAAACAGTCCTTGCACCTCTAAACCTG CTACTCCAGCTCCAAGTGAGAAAGGAGATGGGATAAGGACACCTCTTGAGAAGGACGAAGCCGAAAACCAGGAGGAGAAGCCAGAGAAGGATAGCAAAACTGGGGAGAAGATGGAGACAGAG CCTGatgcccccagcccagccccttcGCTTGGGGAGAGGCTGGACCCAAGGAAGATTCCTCTAGAAGATGAGGTGCCAGGGGTACCTGGAGAGTTGGAGATTGAACCTGGGTACCGGGGGGGCAGAGAGAAATCAG CCACGGAGTTGACGCcaggagagaggggagaggagaagcCGTTGGATGGACAAGAGCACAGGGAGAGGCCGGAGGGGGAAACAGGGGATTTTAGCAAGAGAG AAGATGTAAAAGGGGACCGGGAGCTTCGACCAGGACCTCCTCGAGATGAGCCACGGTCCAATGGGCGACGTGAGGAGAAGGCAGAGAAGCCACGGTTCATGTTTAACATCGCAGATGGTGGTTTCACAG AGCTTCACACGCTGTGGCAGAATGAGGAACGGGCAGCTATTTCCTCTGGGAAACTCAATGAGATCTGGCACCGAAGACATGACTATTGGCTTCTGGCTGGGATTGTCCT CCATGGTTATGCACGGTggcaggacatccagaatgaTGCTCAGTTTGCCATTATCAATGAGCCATTTAAAACCGAAGCCAATAAAGGGAACTTTCTGGAGATGAAAAATAAGTTCCTGGCCCGGAGGTTCAAG CTCCTGGAGCAGGCGCTGGTGATCGAGGAGCAGCTGCGGCGGGCGGCCTACCTGAACCTGTCACAGGAGCCGGCGCACCCCGCCATGGCCCTCCACGCCCGCTTCGCCGAGGCCGAGTGCCTGGCCGAGAGCCACCAGCACCTCTCCAAGGAGTCGCTGGCGGGGAACAAGCCGGCCAACGCCGTCCTGCACAAGGGTAAGGGCCGCGGCGGCCCCGCGCGGGGGAGGGCCCACAACGCTGC TTCTGAACCAGCTGGAGGAGTTGCTGAGCGACATGAAGGCGGACGTGACCCGCCTGCCAGCCACGTTGTCCCGAATACCCCCCATCGCAGCCCGCCTTCAGATGTCCGAGCGCAGCATCCTCAGCCGGCTGGCCAGCAAGGGCACAGAGCCTCACCCCACACCG gccttccctccgggTCCGTACGCTACACCTCCGGGGTACGGGGTAGCCTTCAGCGCCGCACCCGTAGGGGCCCTGGCCGCCGCAGGCGCCAATTACAGCCAGATGCCGGCAGGGTCCTTCATCACAG CCGCCACCAACGGCCCTCCAGTGCTggtgaagaaggagaaggaaatggtGGGGGCAGTGGTGTCAGACGGGCTGGATCGGAAGGAGCCCCGAGCCGGGGAGGTGATCTGTATAGACGACTGACCGGATCCCAGGCCTGCCCTTCACCCAGGCCCCGCTCCCGAGGCCGGCCTCTAGCCCAGGCTCTGGGGGCTGCTGCCAATCCTCCACCTTCCCCACCCCTTGGGCCACCGTTGGGCTAG